The genomic segment aaaggtttatatctcacattgaaaaaatataactttgtttcttatgaacatagagtatatatactaaaaggctttaaattccacattaaaaaaattaaatttcttctagtatttatatagtgaccTTTGAAATGAGTTACCAACTaactgaaaaatatgaaaaaaaaaaagatctttggataggaaaaaaaatacatttgaaaaaaaaagatctctaCGGGATCCAATATCTTGAGTCCAGACGCAAGACTCTTGAGTTTGACTTGGCTGGCAGACCCAATACCATGGGTCTGACAACCATGGTGGACTCAATACCTTGGGTGTCGACCCAAGATTCTTGGGTCTGGCGACAGAGTGAAACCCAAAGGCATTGGGTCTGGCGGGCAAAGAAATTCGATATGGCGGTCTAGCCAGATCCAATAGCCTTGAGTCTGACTGCGGAGCCATATCTAAATGCGATTAGGTCCCAAATGCTATTGGATCTCACTATAAGTCAGATCCAACAACATTAGATCTGGCGGTCAAGCCATACCTAATAGcactttttgattaaaaaacagaaaagataacgcCCCTTAATATTACAGTGTTGTCCACAgtgcaaatattttatatctacaGTGTGattcataatataataaatttatattcataatacttacataatatcttttttccacatcttttaaaatatagaataatatGAGCACCATTTCTATCATCTCATcaacctctttttttctttttcttaatataatctATCATGAATCCAATTTGGTATCACGAATACAAACACAACTTGGCTATTTCTCGAAGAAATGCATTGCCACATCATCATAGTCGCCACTTTCAACCCTAATGCTGACGTATCATGGATAACGTCATGAAAATCAATCACCACGGGATACCGTCCTTGTAAGATCTTCGTGTGAATATGGAGCGTGACCTACCGACGAATATCATTTTAATCCCTGTGCTTCAATTTTAGCATATTAATAAACATTAGTTCTATATATCATTTGACGATgaaaaaagtaatattaaatCAGCTTCTATATTaatggaaattaaattttaatcttaaGGAGACACACCTTTcatattaatatgattattttagaaaaatcacaatatatgttgtttaatttgtgtatatatatacacacacaccaTCTTTCTTTACttactaaataataaatagttaaaaaaatttattaggtgagcctaaaattaaaattacagatagctagaaaagaaattatgatggATGCATGACGTTTTTGAAGTGATGTCAATGGTATGTCGTATATTCGCTTACGTCTAACTCCAGAGACTGGTTGATTCCTGCTGGCCGACTGACTTAATTAGTATTTTAGGtgtcatttatttattgttgatcAATTATTGGACCAAACCATGGCCCTCAGTGAAGcactttatttatttcttacaaCCTATGCGATTTGAGGGTTTAAACATTGATTGTGTTCTTGTAAGGTTGATTGTATGCTGTATTTTCTAATCAAGATCCGAGGGATGGTccacgattaaaaaaaaaataggaggtAGAAGAGATAATATTTCATCTTCgaaaatgtaaaatttaaattcaaacatGCCAATGAAAATTTGTTGATTTCAATGGAATGGAATGACTAATTtagcatataaaattattctttaaatttttttagtagagataattatttgatatgatattaaaattttaataataaaatacttgaatatatatatatatatatataaaataataatataaaactaattcTTTAAAATCTTACGTAAGtacttatttaatattttaagagttttttttttaacagcaaCAAGACCAAACAATaccgttttattttttttaaaaaaaaggatgggtGAGGAAGACTTTCTATCTCTTGGAAGAAACAATGGtaatcaaatatttacaaaatttaGTACCATTTACTTCCATTTTTACAACTCAGGtgtgtaatatttaattatagttaaacccattgtttaaaaaatatttaatttttatgtgtaataataatatcaaaaacaattcTCACGagacttgaatattttttttacatttaattttttttatcctctcaTAGCATAGCATCGCTATGCAAACTagtcataaataaattaataaatatataaaacatagataaaaaatgatgattatgGCTATATGTGTAtacattttatatgattttgtttatatataagatatttataCACACGTGTTTACATTAAACAACtgtattatataataaaaagattagtaaaatcataaaatattagcATTGACTGATGAAAATGACCTGGAGAGTTGCATGCcgttttttacaataaaattaaatctattttgATAGAGCATGCCTGTTCCGATCTCTATGAAGTTAAACAGAATTTTATTACATTAAACCAAATTTTACTATGTTTATGACCCGGATCTAGCACTAGATTATATTTAATTACTATGTTTATGGCTATTTTACTCTGTGCCTTTTCTATATGATCACCtagttcataaaaataaaataaaaattggggGCATTATGTAGAATTTTTGGAGTAGACTCATAAACAGAATTTTCAGGAGTGATATAGGTCGGTTAGAGATAATTTTCACTGTCagcttattatttttctctacaaaggtttttattggtttatctaGTTAGTTTACAATCAATTTATCTTCAAATTTAAAGTCTCTGATTGTAATGTaacttttaatcttattttccaCCGTTTAATCTTATGATTGAAATTCttagttataaattttaattatacaagTTCTGATCTGGTTAGAAGTCCTGAATATATCTTGAATTGGACTAAttagtttggtttttaattttttacttcttaTTTAAGATACTcatattataagtttttatacATGTTGTCACCATTTtcgtgttattttttatttaattctacttaaatactataaataataaataaagttttttatttactgttatttaattttaaattctgaaaaagaaaatacactttcctgtttaaagtttaattttttttatttgcatattAGAGCAAATTCAAGGAAATAAACCCGACTctaattgaacaaataaaaaaaccttcactgtaaattatttataatttcaaagaTATCAAACTCgaatttttaatctattttctggattaaaaaaaaaaaccaagaaagggCATGGGAGGTGAAACCCCACCCCGATTAAAAATCAAGGAGCCCCGTTGGAAATCATTAATTATTGCGGCTGAAAGGTTTCatagttattgttatttttaaaatatttttttgtataaaaatatattgtgatggtatttttttttattttttaaaaattatttttaaaataagtacattaaaacaatacaaaatataaaaaaaaatttaatttttaataaaaaaaattaaatttttttaaaaactttaatttaccCATGTTTGTTAAGAACATATTTATAAACACGGGTTGTACACGTTTCCAAACCTGCTTAGCACATGTCATGACAGCCTCTAGTTTTCTGCTATAAACATGGGCTTCCATGTCTTCATTTCCATCAGGTTAAGAACATACCAGAAAGAAATCCTTTGCAATCTCACCTCGTCATGTCTCCCCCTGCTAATCTACTACTAGCCGACCTTGCATCAACAGGTGTAAAGCAAATTCCTACTAGCTACATCCGTCCCATCTCCGATCGCCCCAATCTCTCCGATGTTCAGATTTCCGACGTCCCCATTCCTCTAATTGACCTTCACGGCCTGAATGGTCCTAACCATTCTCTTATAATCGAACAAATTAGCCAAGCTTGCGAAAACGATGGCTTCTTCCAGGTACTGAAACCatgttcatttttctttgttattccttGCTCACTTCACTCCTTCCTTCTTTCGCCTCTCCTCGTTTCGTACAGATCCTTGTTGTAGTTCTGCTTCAAAACTATGGTTGTTAATGTTCTTACAAAATAAATGCACCACTGTTCTCAGGTGAAGAATCATGGGATACCAGAGGAAATAATCGGTAACGTCATGAACATGGCTAGGCAATTCTTCAATTTGCCTGCAAGTGAAAGGTTAAAAAATTACTCTGATGATCCTACTAAGAACACCAGGTTGTCTACAAGCTTTAATGTTAAGACAGAACAGATTTCTAGTTGGAGAGATTTCTTGCGACTTCATTGTTACCCTCTTGAAGATTACATACATGAATGGCCTTGCAATCCCCCATCATTCAGGTAACGGCTAAATTCCACACgtttttcaaacaatttttatttatttcgatATACTTTGAATTAATACTAGACATcacatcctctcttttttttttaataaaatatcagttaattcttttgatttggaaAATCTAATACTGAGTCTTTATATTTTCGTGTGTGTTtgtaatttagtcttttttgatgaattgtttttttcaacctcattttttacaagaaaaaataaaaatacactttaaaggaaaattaaattatttttttctaaaaaataaaataattaaaattttcaacacttattacgagaaaaattataattatatttgaaaaggGTAATTGgggaattttcaaaaataattaatagtaaaCTTTGGTTAAGAAACTAACTTatgattttcaaaactaaaaggattaACTTAtagaacattaaaaattaagggGCTGAATCATAATACACTTCATGTTTCATGTTTCAGGAGAAATGTGGCTGAATATTATACAAGTATtaggaatttgtttttgttgattagcacaattataaaaaattagtaaaataatacaattaaaaaataattagtaaatTAGCATATTTTAATGAGTTGCAGATGCTAACTGCAACACTTTCAACTGAGCtacttttctaattatttttatgtctatgctattttataaaatattttttttaaatgtgctAGCCAACAAAAACACTcccttaatttgttttatatgtgctagcttacaaaattataattgtatttGAAAAGGGTAATTTGGGAATTTTAAGAAACAACCAATAGTGAACTTTGGTTAAGAAACTAACCTATGACTTTCAAGACTCAAAGGACTGACTTATAGAACATTAGAAATTAAGGGCTAAATTATAACAcaccatttttgtttcttgttccAGGAGAGATGTGGCTGAATATTGTACAAGCATTAGAGGTCTTGTGTTAAAACTGCTCGAGGCCATATCAGAAAGTTTGGGGCTGGAAAGAGACCACATAGATAAGAAATTGGGCAAGCATGGACAGCATATGGCTATGAACTACTATCCACCGTGTCCACAGCCAGAGCTCACGTATGGATTGCCAGGACATACCGACCCTAATTTAATCACCATTCTTTTGCAAGATGACGTGCCTGGATTGCAGGTTCTGAGGAATGGCAAGTGGATTGCTGTGAATCCCATTCCCAATACCTTCATTATCAACATTGGTGATCAAATGCAGGTGAACTTCTCTGTACTTTCCGGTCATcggaacaaaaatatattttttaaaaatggagTTGATTCATCGGAGCATTAGATTGGTGGGGATTTTGTGTTATTAGCTcagaaattcaaaatattgGCAAATAATATAGCTACGTCGGTTGGTAGGATTGAGAAGTCATCATTGAATTAGTATGTGCTTATTACGGCTTCCCATGAGGCTGCCTCGGAGTTTGCGTGGAAaagtaatattttgaaattgacCGACAACACTGGAATTATGATTTTTACAGAACCTTTCAAAACCTAGCCCAGCCTTGTCTGTCTACTCTCGTCACCTGCCGACTATGAACTTGGTGATTTTAAGGATCAATTCACAATTAATTTACTCGACTAAAACCGAGTGAGATTTGATGGGTCAATttcaataattcttttttttaattttgtttagaataaaattgttttaatttttaatttttttaaataatatttttttattttttatttaaaaacattaaaacaatcttattttaagttgatttaatGACTCCGGTCCTTCATCGGGTCAAACCCTTTGAGCAGTTCTTACAACCATGCCTCTAATCACTTGTATTTGCATCCACAAATGCACTTAATTTGATGGTTAATTATTCCGCACTGGTTCCACGAtgcaattaataatttttattaactcTAACTAAgttgtgttatttatttatttacttactATGATAAGGTACTTAGCAACGACCGTTACAAAAGCGTGCTTCATCGAGCAGTGGTGAACTGTAACAACGAGCGAATATCCATACCAACATTCTACTGTCCTTCGACAGATGCTGTCATAGGCCCCCCTAATGAGCTAATTGACGACGATCATCCGGCAGTTTACAGAGATTTTACATATGGTGAATACTATGAGAGGTTTTGGAATAGAGGACTCGTAAAAGAATGCTGCTTAGACTTGTTCAAAGCCTCTCCTGATTCatgatgttatatatatatatatatatatatatatatatatatatatatataattgttagtCTTTgagtcattttatatatatttcgaTGAATTTTATGAGATCCTGAAACTAATAATCAAGTAAATTTCTAGTTGTCCTGAAGAAATTCAAACCAgtaaccattaaaaaacaacacaacaCACACCTCGATTCATAATGTTTTAATCGATTGGAATCCCATATTCATTTTTCATCCCACTTGCATGACCATatgtatttctttaattttaacaataaatgtGACAAATATTAACCTGAATCAAaatcatgtataaaaaaatataattttaattttttaaattccaatctagaataatttaaaaattaaattgggttgaTCAAATAAttcacaaattaaattttaagtttattatatatacatatcacTCTACATTTGACTTATTGGTACCATTCTTGttattcttatctttattttattgtgatttatcattttttttctttaattttttttaaattattaaacaaacaCTAAGAAAATTGTCTTTCACTGTAGCAATTGTAACCTTGTTTTATTCTTCtgttacattaaaaattaatttgaaatcttataaatttttattaacgcATATGatctttactatattttatcatatataaGTATCGACTTTTTGATTcacagttatttttttatttgatattaaaaaacatgttaataacatcTATACATTAACTCTTTtgcactagaaaaaaaaaatttgacttgcAGCAATGCGAgttgaataaatatattaatattttgttttttatatttattagcaTGAATAATTCTCAATgtagttaattaaatatatgcatagattttttaatttacaattagaattaaaaaaagcacattaaaaattttatagatttatttttttaaaaaaattattccaccGATACAAAGCAATGGTGAAATAAGTAAGTAAAATACTAAGTTAATTGTGTGCTTCATCTAACTTAAATTTATTTCCAATCAATCTGTACCAAGTACAGACTCTGAGATCGTTTAGTCATCGTGAAAGATACTGCCCTTGTTATTCAATCATTGACCTGATGTGTTATTCGATTTTGTCGGATCCCTTAACTTCGACTACTGGAACGAAttcttaatatttgaaaacaaattaaagtgatttcatgtgattttttaaattgattgattcttcattaaaaaaaattaaaacaattttcctttttcttttgtcaGTAAAAAGCTGAATAAAAGTATTCATTTGTTCAACAAGAAGACAAAAGGCAATATGTCCTTCGGTGTTCTCCACAGTTTCAGCtaagagaaaataatatatggagaaactatgatgaaaaaaatttaaattaaacaatactaaaattaaaaaaataaaaaaataaactaaaaaaaatattactggTCGTGGGGCAACACCACGCTTAGGGCAACACCACGTCTGTCAAAGAGTCAACGCAGTTTGGTACATAAAATTAGTAGGTGTTGGGCAGTCCAgtaacgattattttttaaataattttttctactgaaatacatgttaataattttttttaattttttaaaaattatttttgatatcagtatataaaaacaatacaaaacatataaattatattaaattttaattaaaaaattaattttttttgaaatcacgGTTTGATCACTTTATCaatgctaaaattaaaaacaaatttgtcaCCTCATCAATCTGTCATACATCGTGACGTTTCAAGCAATGACATATCAAAAACCAAATACCACGATGTACCCTCgtcgaaaaataaaattaaataaatggaCGGTTTTAGGTGGAACTACTATTAATAAACCTAGACCCGACAGATTAATACAGAACCAATCAATCGATCCATTCTAGACCTAACTTAGTTTAGTCtcatgaaacataaaaaaaaataagagggaGTTAAATTGATGTAActcagtaaaaaatataaattgatttcgTGATACGTAGATTTATGATGTGTTTGAGAATATGGTAGCGCttgtgatttaaaatattttatacttgaaaatatattagaataatatttttaaaaaattatttttaatatcaccatatcaaaataatataaaaatataaaaaaaattaaatttttaataagtataatttttactatattttaaaacGTTCTAGTTAAAATAatcaactttatttatttacttttttttctcacaatcatataattttaattttttaaaaacaaaaatagagtgAACCTACCTTATGTTGGGTCAAATCACATGTCAGGTTTTTGGGGTAGAAATTTAGgcaatagaatttaaaaaataacttatttgtCTCTTCCAAGTTTCAAAATCAGGCTTTTCCAGCACCATCGGTGtcctaatataaaaaagaattgtcaCATCATCACAGTCGTCATTTTCTGACGAATTCTGACGTGTCGTGCAGGACTTAAAAAGAATCACGGGAAAGGTGGTAGACTGACGTCATTATTCTGACGTGTTGCCACTACAAACCGTCCTTGTAAGGTTAGGCTGTCCTAGACAGGTGGTAGACTCTATATCACGGGAaaaattttcaatgtcaaattGATGTTACTGTttttaaagaactaaaaaaaaattgagattgtaTTATAATAagtacaattaatttaattatatgatttaaaaaatattataaataccatgaaaaataaaacaataattaatcatCATATCAAAAGCAGACCTATCTTTGTTTTGCCGTTAACAACTTAACATTACTCAATcacaagaaataattttaaacattattGTGAAAAGCTCCATATTGACATTTTAAACATTATTGTGAAAGTAAACTAatcataatattataaaatgagTGCatctcatttttaaatttaataaatttaattaatttaatttaaaaataaaatttttaaaaaagctaaattaaacaaaaaaaaacaataaataaaaagattcgaTATAATTCTTGTCATTATCAAACTTAGTgcaaaattctataaaaatcaattaaaataaaataatgaagtctaatatttaattaaataaatgttgggGGATGAAACtgaaacacataaaatttaaaaacaaaaaggaaaaaaacaagcaagTGCACACAAATTTCTTAAACTTGAGTTAATCTTCCAAGAAACCCTAACTGTTATTAGAGTTTAGATAAGTGGAATTATTGTATATAAGGAGGACGTATCACTCTTAATACACCTTACCTAAAATAAGGTGTATTATTTATCTATCTGATATAATCTAATGTGTTGTTATGTTTTCTAATCATTGGTCTGTCTAATGGTCGATCAACTCCAATAATATGGACCATAGCTTTAGGGTTAAGTCTAGCCATTCTAAAGtcaaaactttttctttttttttcttttaatatcatgAATGCATCTTATGTATATGTTCGTATTACTTAATATTAGaacaaacaaaatttttcaaataGGCAAACCTATACACCACCATGATGACCTGACATTCTACTACACCCAGTGTAATCCTTGATGGTTGGTTGCCTTTGTAGCCGCCGTAGTGCTGTCTCAAAGAGGCTAACCTGATCACTTTTTTTCCAGCCAATTTTTATAAACCATGATGACACCTTTGGGTCAATGGTTGGGATCTTTCGTACCTGAATCAAGAGCCaagattttttctaaataaaaataagatgtaCCTTTTCCACCCTCTCTAAATAATGGTGGATTTTGAGCATtgagaaataataaattagtgtgcataattggtaaaaaataaatattctccctaatttttcttccattattgtttttcttctccaCTTGCATCTACCACCACCTCACCTACACCATGACCATTGGTGGCCCAGCACCCTTGCAACCCCATCTTTTTCCCAACAATAAGAATAGCCACCGTGAGCTTCTCCTCCCCCT from the Populus nigra chromosome 1, ddPopNigr1.1, whole genome shotgun sequence genome contains:
- the LOC133701634 gene encoding protein DMR6-LIKE OXYGENASE 2-like codes for the protein MSPPANLLLADLASTGVKQIPTSYIRPISDRPNLSDVQISDVPIPLIDLHGLNGPNHSLIIEQISQACENDGFFQVKNHGIPEEIIGNVMNMARQFFNLPASERLKNYSDDPTKNTRLSTSFNVKTEQISSWRDFLRLHCYPLEDYIHEWPCNPPSFRRDVAEYCTSIRGLVLKLLEAISESLGLERDHIDKKLGKHGQHMAMNYYPPCPQPELTYGLPGHTDPNLITILLQDDVPGLQVLRNGKWIAVNPIPNTFIINIGDQMQVLSNDRYKSVLHRAVVNCNNERISIPTFYCPSTDAVIGPPNELIDDDHPAVYRDFTYGEYYERFWNRGLVKECCLDLFKASPDS